The following are encoded in a window of Actinomyces oris genomic DNA:
- a CDS encoding DUF2334 domain-containing protein, whose amino-acid sequence MSLPTLASSRRRRCALAAIAVCLGSSITAVGPAQAAPAPDAQPPIAAQAAAANPAGGAQANDADPAKKPLPAPPEPAAAAKKELPLKGDKQADVDLNKPAPAAGQVKIRDLKQNAPEVPAGAVTFSNQEAGPASTLVLFDTTGDYAKLGEYYALSMGTLASHSGTVTTLPVKDYVAGLAGRFTNVVYIGSTYDEPLPRAFIDDALTGNIPVMWSGFNIWQLAKTDADRAAFTQRYGWDAATSYIDSADRVTKISYNGASLKRNELNSGGIIAPHITREKDVKVLGRAECSKPDGAATACASVAQSGTTSFPWAVSSSGMTFIGEIPLTYLGEQDRYIAAADILLDFLQPGAQQFRQAAVRLEDVTPDSDPEELQAIVDYLHSQNVPFQMAVVPKYIDPKGTENNGTPKELTLEDAPELVEVLQDAVNKGGTIVQHGTTHQFGTLDNPYNAVSADDFEFIRSWCSATNDTKAPPIDCQDKSFVQIGGTLPGTSQEWASERVDQGRQIFGEVDLPTPEIFETPHYSATREAYYGIGEHYSVRYERELLYAGTLTNTQAGPHDYYGQFFPYAVNDPYGTHVLPENLGNFEPNEINQHPPRLAQEVIDAAKLNLVNTHATASFFFHPYYPLPELKKIVAGIKAEGYTFVPASELK is encoded by the coding sequence ATGAGTCTCCCAACCCTTGCGTCCTCACGACGCCGCCGCTGTGCGCTGGCCGCCATCGCGGTGTGCCTGGGCAGCTCCATCACCGCCGTCGGCCCTGCTCAGGCCGCACCCGCCCCCGACGCGCAGCCTCCGATCGCTGCCCAGGCCGCCGCGGCCAACCCGGCCGGCGGGGCCCAGGCCAATGACGCCGACCCGGCCAAGAAGCCGCTTCCGGCTCCGCCCGAGCCCGCCGCCGCGGCCAAGAAAGAGCTCCCCCTCAAGGGAGACAAGCAGGCCGACGTGGATCTCAACAAGCCCGCCCCCGCCGCCGGGCAGGTCAAGATCCGTGACCTGAAGCAGAACGCCCCCGAGGTTCCTGCCGGTGCGGTGACCTTCTCCAACCAGGAGGCGGGACCGGCATCGACCCTGGTCCTGTTCGACACCACGGGTGACTACGCCAAGCTGGGGGAGTACTACGCCCTGAGCATGGGCACCCTTGCCAGCCACTCCGGGACCGTGACGACCCTCCCGGTCAAGGACTACGTCGCCGGCCTGGCCGGTCGCTTCACCAACGTGGTCTACATCGGCTCCACCTACGACGAGCCCCTGCCGCGGGCCTTCATCGACGATGCCCTGACCGGCAACATCCCCGTCATGTGGTCCGGCTTCAACATCTGGCAGCTGGCCAAGACCGACGCCGACCGCGCCGCCTTCACCCAGCGCTACGGCTGGGACGCGGCCACCTCCTACATCGATTCCGCCGACCGGGTCACCAAGATCAGCTACAACGGCGCCTCCTTGAAGCGCAACGAGCTCAACTCCGGTGGCATCATCGCTCCGCACATCACCCGCGAGAAGGACGTCAAGGTCCTGGGGCGTGCTGAGTGCTCCAAGCCCGACGGTGCGGCCACCGCGTGCGCCTCCGTCGCACAGTCCGGCACTACCTCCTTCCCCTGGGCGGTCAGCTCCTCGGGAATGACCTTCATCGGTGAGATTCCGCTGACCTACCTGGGTGAGCAGGACCGGTACATCGCGGCTGCCGACATCCTCCTGGACTTCCTCCAGCCCGGTGCCCAGCAGTTCCGACAGGCCGCTGTGCGTCTGGAGGACGTGACCCCGGACAGCGACCCCGAGGAGCTGCAGGCGATCGTCGACTACCTCCACAGTCAGAACGTGCCCTTCCAGATGGCGGTGGTGCCCAAGTACATCGACCCCAAGGGCACTGAGAACAACGGGACACCCAAGGAGCTCACTCTGGAGGACGCTCCGGAGCTGGTGGAAGTCCTGCAGGATGCGGTGAACAAGGGCGGAACGATCGTTCAGCACGGCACCACCCACCAGTTCGGGACCCTGGACAACCCCTACAACGCCGTCTCCGCCGACGACTTCGAGTTCATCCGCTCGTGGTGCTCGGCCACCAACGACACCAAGGCCCCACCCATCGACTGCCAGGACAAGTCCTTCGTGCAGATCGGAGGCACCCTGCCGGGCACCTCCCAGGAATGGGCTTCCGAGCGCGTGGATCAGGGACGCCAGATCTTCGGGGAGGTCGACCTGCCGACTCCGGAGATCTTCGAGACTCCGCACTACTCGGCCACCCGTGAGGCCTACTACGGCATCGGGGAGCACTACTCGGTGCGTTACGAGCGTGAGCTCCTCTATGCCGGCACCCTGACCAACACCCAGGCCGGCCCCCATGACTACTACGGGCAGTTCTTCCCCTACGCGGTCAACGACCCCTACGGGACCCACGTCCTGCCTGAGAACCTGGGCAACTTCGAGCCCAACGAGATCAACCAGCACCCGCCGCGCCTGGCTCAGGAGGTCATCGACGCGGCCAAGCTCAACCTGGTCAACACTCACGCCACCGCCAGCTTCTTCTTCCACCCCTACTACCCGCTGCCCGAGCTGAAGAAGATCGTCGCCGGCATCAAGGCCGAGGGGTACACCTTCGTGCCGGCCTCGGAGCTGAAATGA
- the wecB gene encoding non-hydrolyzing UDP-N-acetylglucosamine 2-epimerase: protein MTTDSTQTGRPLRVMLVYGTRPEAIKLAPLVAAMRDDERFNPIVVVTGQHREMLDQVHEFFGIVPDDDLDIHSPGQTLTQITNRCLQGVGRAIEAHRPDAVVVQGDTTSAFAAALAAFYHEVPVLHVEAGLRTGDISSPFPEEANRRLISQVTTLHLCPTTTSRDNLLRENTDPQTVSVTGNTVIDALLVAVDRRVPPPDEELAAALKDASRRVVLVTAHRRESWGEPMRAIGRAVARLAGKHPEVLFVLPVHRNPKVREDLLPQIEGHANVIWCDPLEYGAFCALIDRCDVVLTDSGGVQEEAPALSKPVLVMRDNTERPEAVAFGVAELVGTDEERIVERVSTLLTDEAAYTTMAQAANPYGDGHASKRILAATAALFGRGVPLPEFEPVPTSSKECS from the coding sequence ATGACAACCGACTCCACGCAAACGGGCCGCCCCCTGAGGGTCATGCTCGTCTACGGCACCCGCCCGGAGGCGATCAAGCTCGCCCCCCTGGTGGCCGCCATGCGCGACGACGAGCGTTTCAATCCGATCGTCGTCGTCACCGGACAGCACCGTGAGATGCTCGACCAGGTGCACGAGTTCTTCGGCATCGTGCCCGACGATGACCTCGACATCCACTCACCGGGACAGACCCTCACCCAGATCACCAACCGCTGCCTGCAAGGGGTGGGGCGGGCCATTGAGGCCCACCGGCCCGACGCCGTCGTCGTCCAGGGGGACACCACCTCCGCCTTCGCCGCTGCGCTGGCGGCTTTCTACCACGAGGTACCCGTCCTCCACGTCGAGGCCGGTCTGCGCACCGGGGACATCTCCTCGCCCTTCCCCGAGGAGGCCAACCGGCGGCTCATCAGCCAGGTGACCACCCTGCACCTATGCCCCACCACCACCAGTCGGGACAACCTGCTGCGCGAGAACACCGACCCGCAGACCGTCAGTGTCACGGGCAACACGGTCATCGACGCGCTCCTGGTCGCCGTGGACCGTCGGGTCCCGCCACCGGATGAGGAGCTGGCCGCAGCACTGAAGGACGCCTCTCGGCGAGTCGTGCTCGTCACCGCCCACCGCCGTGAGTCCTGGGGCGAGCCGATGCGGGCCATCGGCCGCGCCGTCGCGCGCCTGGCCGGCAAGCACCCCGAGGTGCTCTTCGTGCTGCCGGTTCACCGCAACCCCAAGGTTCGAGAGGACCTCCTGCCGCAGATCGAGGGCCACGCCAACGTCATCTGGTGCGACCCGCTGGAGTACGGCGCCTTCTGCGCACTCATCGACCGCTGCGACGTCGTGCTCACCGACTCCGGCGGCGTCCAGGAGGAGGCCCCCGCGCTGTCCAAGCCTGTCCTGGTCATGAGGGACAACACCGAGCGTCCTGAGGCGGTCGCCTTCGGGGTTGCCGAGCTGGTCGGAACCGACGAGGAGCGCATCGTCGAGAGGGTCTCCACGCTGCTGACCGACGAGGCGGCCTACACGACCATGGCCCAGGCCGCAAACCCCTACGGCGACGGACACGCGAGCAAGCGCATCCTGGCCGCCACCGCCGCCCTGTTCGGCCGCGGTGTTCCCCTTCCCGAGTTTGAACCCGTTCCCACCTCATCGAAGGAGTGTTCATGA